From the genome of Pirellulales bacterium, one region includes:
- a CDS encoding helix-turn-helix domain-containing protein — MNRLLAKVEWVRPPRQTRSQETLERLLDAAEEVFAEKGFESATVAEVVRRAKSSVGAMYARFTDKNALLSCLH; from the coding sequence GTGAATCGCCTCCTCGCAAAAGTCGAATGGGTTAGGCCGCCGCGGCAGACGCGTAGCCAAGAGACGCTCGAGCGTCTGTTGGACGCCGCCGAAGAGGTCTTTGCCGAAAAGGGGTTTGAGAGTGCGACCGTGGCCGAAGTGGTACGCCGTGCCAAGAGTTCTGTGGGCGCGATGTACGCCCGCTTCACCGACAAGAACGCGCTGCTGAGCTGCCTGCACG